The proteins below come from a single Zhouia spongiae genomic window:
- a CDS encoding cystathionine gamma-synthase, producing the protein MKFNTKTIHGNQEHDKAYGAVMPPIYQTSTYAQTTPGGHKGFEYSRTHNPTRKALEDALASIENGRYGLAFASGLAAIDAVLKLLKPGDEVISTNDLYGGTYRLFSKIFENFGIKFHFVGMHNVSEIVPKINENTKLIWVETPTNPMMNIIDIVAVSEIAKENDLLLAVDNTFATPYLQQPIDLGADIVMHSATKYLGGHSDVVMGALIVKDRKLADKLYFIQNASGAVCGPMDSFLVLRGIKTLHVRMQRHCENGRAVAEYLAQHPKIEKVYWPGFESHPNHDIAKKQMRDFGGMISFVTKDSNYRDAIKIVENLRVFTLAESLGGVESLAGHPASMTHASIPKKERERSGVVDALIRLSVGIEDADDLIADLKQAIG; encoded by the coding sequence ATGAAGTTTAATACGAAGACGATACACGGAAATCAGGAGCACGATAAAGCTTATGGGGCGGTCATGCCACCCATATATCAAACATCGACTTATGCACAAACAACACCGGGAGGACATAAGGGTTTTGAGTATTCCAGAACACATAATCCTACCAGAAAGGCTTTGGAAGATGCGTTGGCGAGTATTGAAAATGGACGTTACGGTTTGGCGTTTGCAAGTGGATTGGCTGCAATAGATGCAGTTTTGAAGTTGTTGAAACCCGGAGATGAAGTGATTTCTACAAATGATTTGTATGGAGGTACGTATCGTTTATTTAGCAAGATTTTTGAAAATTTCGGAATTAAATTTCACTTTGTGGGAATGCATAATGTTTCTGAAATTGTACCGAAGATCAATGAAAACACAAAACTGATTTGGGTTGAAACCCCTACCAATCCAATGATGAACATCATAGATATCGTTGCGGTTTCTGAAATAGCCAAAGAAAATGATTTGCTGTTGGCGGTAGATAATACCTTTGCCACTCCTTATTTGCAACAGCCTATAGATCTGGGAGCAGATATTGTGATGCATTCAGCAACCAAATACCTGGGAGGGCATAGTGATGTGGTAATGGGAGCTTTAATTGTTAAGGATAGGAAACTGGCAGATAAGCTGTATTTTATTCAAAATGCCAGCGGGGCTGTTTGTGGTCCGATGGACAGCTTTTTAGTGCTTCGGGGCATTAAGACGCTTCACGTACGGATGCAACGGCATTGTGAAAATGGTCGGGCTGTAGCAGAGTACCTGGCACAACATCCCAAAATAGAAAAGGTTTACTGGCCCGGTTTTGAAAGTCATCCCAATCACGATATAGCTAAAAAACAGATGAGAGATTTCGGGGGAATGATTTCCTTTGTAACGAAGGACAGTAATTATCGGGATGCTATTAAAATTGTAGAAAACCTCAGGGTTTTTACTTTGGCAGAATCTCTCGGGGGAGTTGAATCTTTGGCGGGACACCCTGCAAGCATGACACATGCCAGTATCCCTAAGAAAGAACGGGAGAGGTCAGGTGTTGTAGATGCATTAATTCGCTTAAGTGTCGGGATAGAAGATGCGGACGACCTGATAGCAGATCTGAAGCAAGCCATAGGGTAG
- the gdhA gene encoding NADP-specific glutamate dehydrogenase, whose protein sequence is MEQKIQEFMELVKARNSHEPEFLQAVQEVAETVLPYIAGQEIYSGKNILLRMVEPERAITFRVSWVDDQGEIHVNRGYRIQMNSAIGPYKGGLRFHPSVNMSILKFLAFEQVFKNSLTTLPMGGGKGGSDFDPKGKSDAEIMRFCHNFMAELCRHIGPNTDVPAGDIGVGAREIGYLFGMYKKIRNEFTGVLTGKGLSWGGSLIRPEATGYGTVYFAQSMLETKRDSFNGKKVVISGSGNVAQYAAEKVLHLGGTVLTLSDSSGYIHDKEGIDEEKLAHVMYLKNEKRVRISEYIEKYPNAEFHAGEKPWNVVCDVALPCATQNELDGDDAKALLANGCMAVAEGANMPSTPEAVSAFHESKILFAPGKASNAGGVATSGLEMSQNSLRISWTREEVDERLKGIMKNIHDVCVSYGTEGNYVNYVKGANIAGFVKVADAMLAQGVV, encoded by the coding sequence ATGGAACAAAAAATCCAAGAGTTTATGGAGCTTGTAAAAGCTCGTAATTCACACGAGCCGGAATTTTTACAAGCTGTTCAGGAAGTGGCAGAAACGGTTCTTCCATATATTGCTGGACAAGAAATTTATAGTGGTAAAAACATTCTTTTAAGAATGGTGGAGCCTGAAAGAGCTATTACATTTAGGGTTTCTTGGGTAGACGACCAGGGAGAAATACATGTAAACAGAGGGTACAGGATTCAGATGAATTCCGCTATCGGGCCTTATAAGGGGGGATTGCGTTTTCATCCAAGTGTGAACATGAGTATCTTGAAATTCCTGGCTTTTGAGCAGGTGTTTAAAAATAGCTTAACGACACTGCCGATGGGGGGTGGTAAAGGAGGATCTGATTTTGACCCTAAAGGAAAATCCGATGCTGAAATTATGCGCTTCTGCCATAACTTCATGGCTGAATTATGCCGTCATATCGGTCCGAATACGGATGTCCCGGCCGGAGATATAGGTGTTGGAGCCAGAGAGATTGGATACCTGTTTGGAATGTATAAGAAAATCAGAAATGAATTTACTGGAGTGCTTACCGGTAAAGGACTTTCTTGGGGAGGGTCATTAATTCGCCCTGAAGCTACCGGATACGGAACTGTTTACTTTGCTCAAAGCATGCTTGAAACAAAGAGAGATAGTTTTAACGGGAAGAAAGTCGTGATCTCCGGATCTGGAAATGTAGCTCAATATGCAGCTGAAAAAGTACTTCATTTAGGAGGAACAGTACTTACTTTGTCTGATTCATCCGGATATATCCATGATAAAGAGGGGATAGATGAAGAGAAGCTGGCGCATGTAATGTATCTGAAAAATGAGAAAAGGGTGCGTATCTCCGAGTACATAGAGAAATATCCGAATGCAGAATTTCATGCTGGTGAAAAACCATGGAATGTTGTTTGTGATGTTGCGCTTCCTTGTGCTACTCAGAATGAACTGGATGGAGATGATGCGAAAGCACTGTTAGCTAACGGGTGCATGGCTGTTGCTGAAGGAGCAAATATGCCTTCAACACCTGAAGCTGTTTCAGCATTCCATGAAAGTAAAATATTGTTCGCTCCGGGTAAGGCGTCTAATGCAGGCGGTGTGGCGACTTCAGGTCTCGAAATGTCGCAAAATTCATTGAGAATTAGCTGGACAAGAGAGGAAGTTGATGAGCGATTAAAAGGAATTATGAAAAATATTCACGATGTTTGTGTTTCGTATGGAACAGAAGGCAACTATGTTAATTATGTAAAAGGAGCAAATATTGCTGGTTTTGTTAAAGTTGCTGATGCCATGCTTGCACAAGGTGTAGTATAA
- the recO gene encoding DNA repair protein RecO has protein sequence MIVTTKAIVLSAIKYSDTSLIVKCYTELDGVKSYLLRGVLKSKKGKLKSGYFQPLTQLELIANHKNKGGLESVREARVLYHFQTIHADVVKNSIVFFLSEVLAGVLHEEEENKPMYRFLETAIQWLDTHEEVANFHIFFLLKLSRYLGFQPYEIDEGALYFDLGEAEYVSVRPAQPYIADEQLQLFNAFLRADFDSIAAVKTTKFKRKELLKMLIRFYQFHLHGFREPKSLDVLDQLFG, from the coding sequence ATGATAGTAACGACCAAAGCTATAGTCTTATCTGCAATTAAATATTCCGATACCAGTCTGATTGTAAAATGCTATACAGAGCTGGACGGGGTTAAAAGTTATTTGCTGAGAGGAGTTTTAAAATCAAAAAAAGGAAAGCTCAAATCTGGTTATTTTCAGCCGTTAACACAGTTGGAGCTTATAGCTAATCATAAGAACAAAGGGGGGCTTGAGAGTGTCAGGGAAGCAAGGGTTTTGTATCACTTTCAGACCATTCATGCAGATGTTGTAAAGAATTCAATTGTCTTTTTCTTGTCAGAAGTATTGGCAGGTGTGCTTCACGAAGAGGAAGAAAATAAGCCAATGTACAGATTTCTGGAAACAGCCATTCAATGGTTGGATACACATGAAGAAGTGGCTAACTTTCATATCTTTTTCTTGCTTAAATTATCGCGGTACCTCGGCTTTCAGCCATACGAAATCGATGAGGGCGCCTTGTACTTTGATCTGGGGGAGGCGGAATATGTGTCCGTTAGGCCGGCACAGCCTTATATAGCCGATGAGCAATTACAGTTATTCAATGCTTTTTTGAGAGCTGATTTCGATTCGATAGCGGCCGTTAAAACAACCAAATTCAAAAGAAAAGAGCTGTTAAAAATGCTTATCAGGTTCTATCAGTTTCACCTTCATGGTTTCAGAGAACCGAAATCTTTAGATGTACTGGATCAATTATTTGGCTAA